The DNA region TGGCTCTCATCGGCACTCAGGTCGCGGATAAGCTCGGGATCGCGGCCGATCCGATCGGTGAGACGATCCAGATCAGCGGAACCAATTTCACCGTGATCGGGCTCATGGAGGAGAAGGGGAGAACATTCGGACAGGATCAGGACGACATCGTTCTGATTCCCTTCACCACGGCGAGCTCGGTCTACGGGACCGAACGGATGAGGTCGATCCGGCTTGACTTCCAGGCCCGAAGCTCCGATCAGATCGATCTCGCGAAGGATCAGATACGAGGGATTCTGCGTGCGCGCCATCAGCTCGACGAGGACGACCCCGACGACTTCCGGATCATCCTCCAGGAAGAGATTCTCAAGACCGTCTCGAGCGTCCTGACCACGACTTCGGTCGTCATGGGGGCGGTCGTCGGTATCGCCCTCATCGTCGGGGGGATCGGCATCATGAACATCATGCTCGTCTCGGTCACCGAGCGAACTCGGGAGATCGGGATCCGGAAGGCCATCGGAGCGCGTCGCTCGGACGTCCTGATGCAGTTCCTGATCGAGGCGATCACGCTCTCCGGTATTGGCGGCGTCCTCGGAATCGCGGCGGGGATGCTCCTGGCCCGCGCCGTTCAGATATTCCTCGCAAACAAAATCGACTTTCCGGCGGTCCATACACCGATCTGGGCGATGGCGCTCGCCTTCGGCTTCTGTGCGGCTCTCGGGATCATCTTCGGCATCTATCCGGCCGCAAAGGCCTCGAAGCTCGACCCGATCGAGGCTCTCCGCTACGAGTGAAGCATCAGCGCAGATCGACCACGATCCGCTTGTGATCCGAGATTTGCGACGATTCGAGCCGGGTCCGGCACGGCTCGAGGCCTCGTATCCAGACGTGATCGAGCGCCATCACCGGCACCGGCACAGGCCAGGTCGAACGGTTCCCGGTACCGGCCACGTCGAAGGCATGCTCCAAGCCGGCATCTTCGAAGCGGTCGAACAGCACCGAGTCGCGCGGCAGATTGAAGTCACCCATGATCACGACCGGTTCATCCGGCGCTTTCGCCTCTGCGAGGAGTGAATCGATCACAGGCGCTCTCGACAGCAGAGGGTTCGCGTCGACGTCGGCGAGCAGCACCCGGACCACTCCTCGTGAAGTGGCGACGTGCACAGCGGCGAACTGCGTCTTTTCCGCGATCTCGTTCCACCCGATGAGGCGGATCGGGTGCTTAGCGGCGACGATCATCCCCTCCGGAAGCACGCGGATCTCCCATCCCGGGAGCAGATCCCTCCACGTCGCCCGGAAGGTTTCCCCGAGCCGCACCGCCTCGTTGTACGACCGCCGGCGGTTCGTCCCCACTTGCGTCGTACCCTCCACGATTCCGATGATGTCCGGTCTCGCCGCGAGGATCTCGGCGACGCGCGGCGTGATTTCCGTTGGCGATCCGGGACGTGCGACGTTCCAGAAGACGACTCTCAGGCTCTCTTCCGCCCCGCATTCAGGCAGGTCCGTTCTGATGAAATCCGACCGAAACCAGAGGACGGCGAACATCACCGAGGCGAGCCCGCACGCGATCCCGAGAGAAATGCGGTTCTGACCGATCCACCACGCCGCGAGAATCATCATCAGGAGTGCGAGCACCGGTCGGGGGAGCGCGTACCAGATCGTTCGGAAGAGCGGAAAACGGTCCAGCAGAAAGAAATGAGCGATGACGGCGAAGAACGCGACGAGAGTCACGAGCACGCTCGCCCGATAGACCCATCGTTCCGCGGCTCCGGCTAAACGGAGGAAACGATCGTGACCGGTTTCGGCTTTCACGGTCGTGGATTATCCCTTTTTGCGGACGAGCCGGCTTGCCATGGCAGGGAACTTGTTGAGCGAGAAACGCGGAGGTCCTCGTGATCTGTATTCTTCATGGCTATCTGCTCGAGGGATCGGGCAGCAATCTCTGGACGAGATCGGTCATCGAAGCGCTCGTTCGGCAGGGAAGGACCGTGCATCTCCTGGCGCAGGAGAACCACCCCGAGATCTATCCGTTCATCCGGAAGGCGATCCGCTATCGTCCCGACGGTTCGGTCGAGACGTTTCACGAAGCTCCCGCGGGCGAGGGGGGATGTGTCCTTCACAAGCCTGTGCTCGGCGACCTCCTCCCCGTGTATGTCCGCGATCGATACGAAGAATTCGACCGCGTGATTCCGCTCGTCGAGCTCGAGACATACGAGATCGAGAAGTACGTCGAAACGAATGTCGAGGTGCTGAGACGCGTCGTGCGCGAGCACAAAATCTCGGCAATGCATGCGAACCACGCTGTGATGATGTCCGTCGTGGCGGAACGGGTGAGCGGCGAGACCGGTGTTCCCTTCGCGATCATGCCGCACGGCTCGGGGCTCGAGTATGCCGTGAGACCCGATCCCCGAATGAAGCGCTACGCGGAAAGCGCGTTCGCGGCCGCCTCACGTGTCTTCGTCATCGGGGACGAGATGCAGGGGCGGGTTCTCGAGCTGCTCGGAAATGTCGAGGGGCTCGAGGAAAAACTCACCCGTCTGCCTCTCGGCGTCGATACGTCGAAATTCGAGCCGGTAGAGCCGTCGGAACGAAAGGCGTCGATTCGACGGCTCTACGAGGGACTTCAGACGGTTGTGCGGGGCCGGCCCGCCGACGCAGCGGAGAGGATGCGCCACGCGGTCGCTTCCGCGACGAGCGCCGAGGAGATCGCGCGGTCCGCGTCTGCGATCGCGACTTACGAGCTCAAGAAGCCCGACGAAGACATCGAGGCCCGGCTCGAGTCGATA from Acidobacteriota bacterium includes:
- a CDS encoding ABC transporter permease, with the translated sequence MFGENLRIALVSLWANKLRSFLTTLGIIIGVASVIAVVSLVQGMEYNISSELEGVGATYILVVPDAGENRNAMGLRQPDLTYEDGLAVVRGASEIREFTPIFFTGVELKRRDVRHPSQLLGVSESYQDVVNHWVERGRFFSIIDVEGNKRVALIGTQVADKLGIAADPIGETIQISGTNFTVIGLMEEKGRTFGQDQDDIVLIPFTTASSVYGTERMRSIRLDFQARSSDQIDLAKDQIRGILRARHQLDEDDPDDFRIILQEEILKTVSSVLTTTSVVMGAVVGIALIVGGIGIMNIMLVSVTERTREIGIRKAIGARRSDVLMQFLIEAITLSGIGGVLGIAAGMLLARAVQIFLANKIDFPAVHTPIWAMALAFGFCAALGIIFGIYPAAKASKLDPIEALRYE
- a CDS encoding endonuclease/exonuclease/phosphatase family protein, which encodes MKAETGHDRFLRLAGAAERWVYRASVLVTLVAFFAVIAHFFLLDRFPLFRTIWYALPRPVLALLMMILAAWWIGQNRISLGIACGLASVMFAVLWFRSDFIRTDLPECGAEESLRVVFWNVARPGSPTEITPRVAEILAARPDIIGIVEGTTQVGTNRRRSYNEAVRLGETFRATWRDLLPGWEIRVLPEGMIVAAKHPIRLIGWNEIAEKTQFAAVHVATSRGVVRVLLADVDANPLLSRAPVIDSLLAEAKAPDEPVVIMGDFNLPRDSVLFDRFEDAGLEHAFDVAGTGNRSTWPVPVPVMALDHVWIRGLEPCRTRLESSQISDHKRIVVDLR
- a CDS encoding glycosyltransferase; this encodes MICILHGYLLEGSGSNLWTRSVIEALVRQGRTVHLLAQENHPEIYPFIRKAIRYRPDGSVETFHEAPAGEGGCVLHKPVLGDLLPVYVRDRYEEFDRVIPLVELETYEIEKYVETNVEVLRRVVREHKISAMHANHAVMMSVVAERVSGETGVPFAIMPHGSGLEYAVRPDPRMKRYAESAFAAASRVFVIGDEMQGRVLELLGNVEGLEEKLTRLPLGVDTSKFEPVEPSERKASIRRLYEGLQTVVRGRPADAAERMRHAVASATSAEEIARSASAIATYELKKPDEDIEARLESIDWTRDEVALFVGRLIAAKGPQNVIAALPFVFRDHPGLRLILIGHGPLREPLEAMVLAMHQGRRDLFGSIVEMGRRFEEHPEGSGGDLTFHEIASYLRSLEEEGRLEEWWDACREHLLPERIIFGGYLTHAELRYLFGCADVAIFPSLVKEAGPLVFLEAMASGIFPLGTYFGGMKASIDATRELIGDDGWKRMQIDPEPSRVVGSIASQLPLALECSRHYSRDLRSIAVEHHDWRNVAETLSETLGEAGIRKQDSGSRGCEEE